In Streptomyces capitiformicae, one genomic interval encodes:
- a CDS encoding serine/threonine-protein kinase, with the protein MDELRPGDPQIVGEYRLLGRLGSGGMGRVYLGRSAQGRTVAVKLVHGELAVDPEFRQRFRREVEAARRVVGEWTAAVVAADTEAAVPWVATAYVPALTLHEAVERHGFLPEESVWALAFGLARALETIHGCGLVHRDLKPSNVLLGLDGPRVIDFGIARAADGEGLTRTGMVVGTPGFLSPEQVNGVPVTGASDVFCLGAVLTFAATGRSPFAGAGQGAAAGMVAVVSEPPVLDGITGPLRDLVERCLAKDPAGRPTPAHIAESAKDAGYDRSRPWLPPELLDHLGRHAARLLQVETPPPTTVDRPAGQPEAYWATQTATPRPGHPVPGPPRPLASPPAGTPHPMAFPQPGTPQPGPVHPAAGVPHHPHPSPPWHAAATTPGSPSGRPGGQGTPGRPNRSARNAVIVVAALVLAGVVVTNLVNGSSSSEGSEGSEGSDSPTASTAADGSVPSSFRYEGTWRGTVTQGESNTYPIKTDYKGGKIGETVATVEYPTLDCGGIWVLVSQTDQGTQVEERITDGTSNCADEVAITLTPSTDGTLEYSFDSIERGRATLRRD; encoded by the coding sequence ATGGACGAGCTCAGGCCCGGCGATCCGCAGATCGTGGGGGAGTATCGGCTGCTCGGCCGTCTGGGGTCCGGCGGCATGGGCCGGGTCTACCTGGGGCGTTCAGCGCAGGGCCGCACCGTGGCGGTCAAGCTGGTGCATGGCGAACTCGCGGTGGACCCGGAGTTCCGTCAGAGGTTCCGGCGAGAGGTCGAGGCCGCCCGAAGAGTGGTGGGCGAATGGACCGCAGCGGTGGTGGCGGCGGACACGGAAGCTGCCGTGCCCTGGGTGGCGACGGCCTATGTTCCCGCACTGACGCTGCACGAGGCAGTGGAGCGGCACGGGTTCCTGCCGGAGGAGTCGGTGTGGGCGCTCGCCTTCGGACTGGCGCGAGCGCTGGAGACCATTCACGGCTGCGGGCTGGTGCACCGGGACCTGAAACCGTCCAACGTGCTGCTCGGCCTGGACGGGCCACGGGTGATCGACTTCGGGATCGCGCGCGCGGCCGACGGTGAGGGGCTCACCCGTACGGGCATGGTGGTGGGCACCCCCGGATTCCTCTCCCCCGAGCAGGTGAACGGCGTGCCCGTCACCGGGGCGAGTGACGTCTTCTGCCTGGGGGCCGTGCTCACGTTCGCCGCGACCGGACGATCCCCGTTCGCCGGCGCCGGCCAGGGAGCCGCGGCGGGCATGGTGGCCGTCGTCAGTGAGCCGCCCGTCCTCGATGGCATCACCGGCCCGCTCCGCGACCTGGTGGAGAGATGCCTCGCCAAGGACCCGGCGGGGCGCCCCACGCCCGCGCATATCGCCGAGTCGGCCAAGGACGCCGGGTACGACCGCTCCCGTCCCTGGCTTCCGCCGGAACTGCTGGACCACCTCGGGCGGCACGCCGCACGGCTGCTGCAGGTGGAGACGCCGCCTCCCACCACGGTGGACAGGCCCGCCGGGCAGCCGGAGGCGTACTGGGCCACCCAGACGGCCACTCCCCGTCCGGGTCACCCGGTACCCGGCCCACCGAGGCCCCTCGCGTCCCCTCCCGCAGGCACGCCGCATCCCATGGCCTTTCCCCAGCCCGGAACACCACAGCCCGGCCCCGTCCATCCGGCGGCCGGCGTACCGCACCACCCGCACCCCTCCCCTCCGTGGCATGCCGCGGCCACCACGCCCGGCAGCCCTTCGGGCAGGCCGGGCGGGCAGGGCACGCCGGGCAGGCCGAACAGGTCGGCCCGGAATGCGGTCATCGTGGTGGCGGCTCTGGTCCTCGCGGGCGTGGTGGTCACGAATCTGGTGAACGGATCCTCCTCATCGGAAGGCTCGGAAGGCTCGGAAGGCTCGGATTCACCGACGGCCTCGACCGCCGCTGACGGGTCCGTGCCGTCCTCGTTCCGCTACGAGGGCACCTGGCGGGGCACGGTGACGCAGGGCGAGAGCAACACCTATCCCATCAAAACGGACTACAAGGGCGGCAAGATCGGCGAAACCGTGGCCACGGTCGAGTACCCGACGCTGGATTGCGGCGGTATCTGGGTGCTCGTTTCGCAGACCGACCAGGGCACCCAGGTGGAGGAGCGGATCACAGACGGCACATCGAACTGTGCCGACGAAGTGGCCATCACCCTCACACCGTCGACGGACGGCACACTCGAGTACTCGTTCGACTCCATCGAGCGCGGCCGGGCAACACTGCGACGGGACTAG
- a CDS encoding dihydrofolate reductase family protein — MTATYTFDVFSSLDGYGAAGGDWTGYWGKQGPELLDHRLALYGPEQRMVFGANTYRAFERMLASSTEESDVRDPWVTRMRSLPTTVVSTTLEGPLDWPNATVVSGDAVDVVARLKEESEVPLRSHGSLSMNRALMAAGLVDRLQVTLFPVITGRTGLDPIFQGAADFDLELIENRTLDGHIQELTYRPTLH; from the coding sequence ATGACCGCTACCTACACCTTCGACGTCTTCTCCAGCCTCGACGGCTACGGCGCCGCCGGCGGCGACTGGACCGGCTACTGGGGCAAGCAGGGCCCCGAGTTGCTCGACCACCGCCTCGCCTTGTACGGCCCGGAGCAGCGGATGGTCTTCGGGGCCAACACCTATCGGGCGTTCGAGCGGATGCTGGCCTCGAGCACCGAGGAGTCCGACGTACGTGACCCGTGGGTCACCCGGATGAGGAGCCTGCCGACAACGGTGGTGTCGACAACGCTGGAAGGCCCTCTCGACTGGCCGAACGCGACCGTCGTGAGCGGTGACGCCGTCGACGTCGTCGCCCGGCTCAAGGAGGAGTCCGAGGTGCCGTTGCGCTCGCACGGCAGCCTGTCGATGAACCGGGCGCTGATGGCCGCCGGCCTGGTCGACCGCTTGCAGGTGACGCTCTTCCCCGTCATCACCGGTCGGACCGGCCTGGACCCGATCTTCCAGGGCGCAGCCGACTTCGACCTTGAGCTGATCGAGAACCGAACGCTCGACGGCCACATCCAGGAGCTCACCTACCGGCCCACCCTGCACTGA
- a CDS encoding ArsR/SmtB family transcription factor, which yields MTGNGTAGTTGSTAGTKARLYDAFATSGKALASGKRLELLDLLAQGERTVDALAKAAGLNLTTASAHLQTLKQAGFVATRREGVRIHYRLAGDDVAQLFALLRKVAEAHQAAVPAARDAYLGDDGATEVTHEELRARVAAGDVVVLDVRPAEEYRAGHIPGALCVPIGELADRIGELPEETEIVVYCRGEYCVLAYDAVRLLTARGRRAIRLNDGMLEWRLADLPVEAVRPTSSGS from the coding sequence ATGACGGGAAACGGCACAGCCGGTACGACAGGTTCAACAGCGGGTACGAAGGCGCGGCTGTACGACGCGTTCGCGACCAGCGGCAAGGCGCTGGCCAGCGGAAAGCGGCTGGAACTGCTCGACCTGCTGGCCCAGGGCGAGCGCACGGTCGACGCCCTGGCCAAGGCGGCCGGGCTGAACCTGACGACGGCGTCGGCGCATCTCCAGACCCTGAAACAGGCCGGTTTCGTCGCCACCCGCCGCGAGGGCGTACGCATCCACTACCGGCTGGCCGGCGACGACGTGGCCCAGCTGTTCGCGCTCCTCCGCAAGGTCGCCGAGGCGCACCAGGCCGCCGTACCGGCCGCCCGCGACGCCTACCTCGGCGACGACGGCGCGACCGAGGTCACCCACGAGGAACTGCGCGCCCGCGTCGCGGCGGGCGACGTGGTCGTACTGGACGTACGCCCGGCGGAGGAGTACCGGGCCGGGCACATCCCGGGCGCGCTCTGCGTCCCCATCGGTGAACTGGCCGACCGCATCGGTGAGTTGCCGGAGGAGACGGAGATCGTCGTGTACTGCCGGGGCGAGTACTGTGTGCTCGCCTACGACGCCGTACGCCTACTGACGGCCCGCGGCCGCCGCGCGATCCGTCTCAACGACGGCATGCTGGAGTGGCGCCTGGCCGACCTGCCCGTCGAGGCGGTCCGGCCGACGTCCTCCGGCTCCTGA
- a CDS encoding MBL fold metallo-hydrolase produces MTPALEDPMRFADDHLIPLVDAGLGNSAYLVDLGDGRALAVDACRDLRALRAAAERRGLTVAYAADTHLHADFLSGAVQLAHDDGAQVLASAAGRRAFPHVPLADGDETDLGGLTLRALATPGHTDEHLSFLLLDGDHALGVFTGGSLIVNSAARTDLLGAERAEELARAQYRSLRRLAALPDATAVWPTHGAGSFCSAAEGAERTSTVGAQKRTNPLLAAPDEDTFVRRLLAGLGSYPDYFDRLAEANRRGPAVLSAAPLLPGLTPAQVKSLLAEGGYVVDVRPAAEYAAGHIPGALSVPLRDQFATWLGWLLPDTAPLVFITGEGQDLSEIVWQAYKIGYERLAGRLRGGMAAWPADGNRQATTAFVTAERAGQRPYVDVRQEAEFAAGHVPGAVHIELGGLADRAADAPDGPVVACGHGERAMTAASLLERAGRTDLAVLRGGPDDYAAATGRRLVEGTGR; encoded by the coding sequence ATGACCCCGGCCTTGGAGGACCCCATGCGTTTCGCCGACGACCATCTGATCCCCCTGGTCGACGCCGGGCTGGGCAACAGCGCCTACCTCGTCGACCTCGGTGACGGCCGCGCCCTGGCCGTGGACGCGTGCCGTGACCTGCGTGCCCTGCGCGCGGCCGCCGAGCGGCGCGGGCTGACCGTGGCGTACGCGGCGGACACCCATCTGCACGCGGACTTCCTCTCCGGCGCGGTCCAGCTCGCCCATGACGACGGTGCGCAGGTGCTGGCCTCCGCCGCCGGACGGCGGGCCTTCCCCCACGTACCGCTGGCGGACGGCGACGAGACGGACCTCGGCGGCCTGACCCTGCGGGCCCTGGCCACCCCCGGCCATACGGACGAGCACCTGTCCTTCCTGCTCCTGGACGGCGACCACGCACTCGGCGTCTTCACCGGCGGCTCGCTCATCGTGAACTCGGCCGCCCGCACCGACCTCCTCGGCGCCGAACGCGCCGAGGAACTCGCCCGCGCCCAGTACCGCTCGCTGCGGCGGCTGGCAGCGCTGCCGGACGCGACCGCGGTGTGGCCCACCCACGGTGCCGGTTCCTTCTGCTCGGCTGCGGAGGGCGCGGAGCGTACCTCCACCGTCGGCGCGCAGAAACGGACCAACCCCCTGCTGGCCGCCCCGGACGAGGACACCTTCGTACGGCGCCTGCTGGCCGGCCTCGGCAGTTACCCGGACTACTTCGACCGGCTCGCCGAGGCCAACCGGCGCGGCCCCGCCGTCCTGTCCGCCGCACCGCTGCTGCCCGGCCTGACCCCCGCGCAGGTCAAGTCCCTCCTCGCCGAGGGCGGTTACGTCGTCGACGTCCGACCGGCCGCCGAGTACGCGGCCGGACACATCCCGGGCGCGCTCTCCGTCCCGTTGCGCGACCAGTTCGCCACCTGGCTGGGCTGGCTGCTGCCCGACACCGCGCCCCTCGTCTTCATCACGGGCGAGGGCCAGGACCTCAGCGAGATCGTCTGGCAGGCGTACAAGATCGGGTACGAGCGCCTCGCCGGGCGTCTCCGTGGTGGCATGGCCGCCTGGCCGGCCGACGGCAACCGGCAGGCCACGACCGCGTTCGTCACCGCCGAGCGTGCCGGGCAACGGCCGTACGTCGACGTACGGCAGGAGGCGGAGTTCGCCGCAGGGCACGTTCCGGGCGCGGTGCACATCGAGCTCGGTGGGCTCGCCGACCGTGCCGCCGACGCCCCGGACGGGCCCGTCGTGGCGTGCGGCCACGGTGAGCGGGCCATGACCGCCGCCAGCCTTCTCGAACGCGCGGGCCGCACCGACCTCGCCGTCCTCCGCGGTGGACCGGACGACTACGCGGCGGCCACCGGGCGACGACTCGTCGAGGGCACCGGCAGGTGA